The DNA sequence CTGGACGCGGAGCGGTTGACCTTCCAGGGGCGCGCCAGGGGCCCGCCGCTCGACGTGCCGTGGACGCGGGTGCGCCGGTTGGAGTGGCGCACGCGGCCCTACCTGGAGGCGCTGGGGCTGCTCGCCTTCGCGCTGCTGGGGTTCTGGGCGCGGGAGCCGGCCATCCAGGTGATGGCTGGCGCGGCGGGAATCGTGGGCCTGCTGCTCGCGGCCATGTACCGCCACCAGGGCCTCACGGTGGAGGTGGAGGACGGCGCGCGGTTGCAGTGGCCGCTGGGCATGGCGCTCCGGGGCTCGGCGCGGGAGGCGCGGCTGGAGGCGGCCCGGTTGGCGCTGGCGGAAGCGGCCCGCGCGCGAGGCGTGCCGGTGTCCGGCCCTGGCGCTTGACGGAGGATCGCCGGCGGGTAGGGTGCGCGCCCATGCGGCCGACTTGGAGTGCGGGGAGCGAGTACCGGCGGGCCCGGACGGCCGTGGTGGTGGTGGCGGCGCTGGTGTCCGGCTGCGGCTACCGCTTCAGTCCGTGGGGTTCGGCGCTGCCGGAAGGCGTGGGGCAGGTGTGCGCGCCCATCTTCGTCAACGAGACGCCGGAGCCCGCGCTGGAGAACCTCTTCACGCGCTACCTGCGCCAGCAGCTCGTCCAGGCCGGCCGTCTGGCCAGCGGACCGAGCTGCGCGTCCACGATTGAAGGGGCGGTGCTCAACGTCTGGGCTTCACCGACCATCATCGCCAACAACTACCGCGTCTTCACGACCGTGCGACTGCGCCTCGTGAAGGAGGGACAGTTGCTCGGGGAGACCGTGGTGTCGGGCACCGAGGACTACCTCCAGGGGCGAGGCAATGTCCTGGAAGCAGAAGCCAACCGTCAGGCGGCGATGGCACGCCTGGCGGAGACGCTTATGCGGGATGGGTACGACCGACTGGCCAGCACCTGGTGAGGACCGGGAAACCCGGTCCTCGACCAAGGGCAGGGTACGACTAGGCCGACTTCTTCGCGGCGGCCTTGGCCAGCCGGGAGATACGGCGCGAGGCGGTGCGCTTGTGAAGGACGCCCTTGCTGGCCGCCTTGTTGAGGGTCTTGGAAGCCGCCTTGAGAGCGTCCGTCGTCTTCGTGCCGTCCTTGGAGGCAATGGCCTCGCGGGCGGACTTGACGGCGTCCTTCACCGACGTCCGGACGTTCACGTTCCGGGCGCGGCGCTTCAGGGACTGGCGGTGACGCTTCTCTGCAGACTTGGTGTTCGCCAAGGCAATGCTCCAGCGGAAGGCAAGACAAGGAAAAAGAGGGGCCGTCCTTACTTCGACGCCCCCATTGCGTCAAGGCACGCGTGCAAACGCGATCAGGATTTCCGGCTCCGGAAGGCCTCGAACGGCACCCGCGAGGGCCTGACGCCACCCGCGAGGAAGAATCAAACCGACGGGGGCATGTATTCCCACGTAAGCCCTGCGGGGTCCCGGAACCGCAGGCCCTCCCCGGGGCCTGACAGGAGGCTTTCGGGGTGGTGGGCCTGGATCAGCTCCCGCAGCCGGGTGATGGCGGCCGGGGAGGGCGCCTCCAGCCCCAGCGTGGCCTGGGAGGACGGCGGCCCGGCCTGGGTGCCCGGCGTGAAGACGAGCCCCAGGCCCGCGCCCGTGTAGGCCGCCGTGCCGTCCGGGCTCTGCGGCTTCGTCCAGCCCAGCCAGGAGGCCACCGGGTCCCAGAAGGCCCGCTGGGCCGCCACGTCCGGCACCGGCAGGCGCAGGGTGGCCACGGTGGCGCGGGGCGGGTGGGCCGGCGGGGGCAGCAGCTTCTCCTGGGCCTTGGCGCCCTGCCAGTGGCGCTCCATGTGCTCCAGGGTCGCGCCGCCAAAGGGCACGGCCTCCTCGTTCAGCCGGGCCTCGATGTACTGGAACCGGGTGACGAACCGGCGCGAGGCCATGCGCAGGGCGTCCTCCGCCGGCGTCTTCACGAAGCGGGCGAGGTTCGCGAGCGAGAACAGGACGTCCCCCAGCTCGTGCTCGATGGCGTCCCGGCCTCCAGCGGCGATGGCCTCGTCCAGCTCGCGCAGCTCCTCGTCCAGCTTGCCGCGCACCCCGGCGAGGTCCGGCCAGTCGAAGCCCAGGCGGCTGGCCTTCTCGGTGAGGCGCTCGGCGCGCAGCAGGGAGGGGGCCGCGGTGGGCACCCCGTCCAGCACGGAGCCCGCGCGCCCCGTCTTCTTCTTGCGCTCGTCCGCCTTGAGCTTCGCCCAGTTGGCGAGCACCTGTTCGGCGCCCTCCACCTGTTCAGTTCCGAAGACATGGGGGTGGCGGCCGGTGAGCTTGTCGCTGATGGCCGCGCACACGTCCGCCATCGTGAACTCGCCCAGCTCCGCCGCCAGCTGGGCGTGGAAGACGATCTGGAAGAGCAGGTCCCCCAGCTCCTCGCACAGGGGGCGCCAGGGCCCCCCGTTGGAGACGCGGTCCATCTCGTCCAGGACCTCGAATGCCTCCTCGGTCAGGTAGGGGCGCAGCGAGCGCAGGTCCTGTTCGCGGTCCCACGGGCAGCCGCCCTCGGCCCGCAGCCGCTGCATGATCCCCACCAGTCGTTCCAGCTCTGATCCAGGCGCCGCCATGCGATTTCGCTCCCGTGCAAGTCCCCCGCCGGGCGCTCCTGTAGCACGGGGGCGGGGGCGGACAGGGGGCACATGATTTCGTGTCGTCCCCGCTGTCGCCTATCATCCGCCGCTCGGATGCTCCGCTCGTTCCTCGGCCTGTGTTGCTGCCTCGTGCTGCTTGTCCCCGCGCGTGCTCCTGCGTTGATGCAGGACGCGCCCACGCGCATCCAGGAGACCTACCTGGAAGATCCGGAGGCCGACACCGGGGATGGCTCCCTCATCCAGGACGAACCGGAGCCGGACCCGGAGGAAGAGCTGGCCGACGAGCCGGAGCCGGAGCCCCGGCGCCCCGCCGCGAAGGGCCGCGTCGTCACCCCGCCGCCCAAGCCCGTGGTGCCCGCCGCGCCGCTGGAGCCCGAGCCCGTCGTCGTCGCGCCGCGCCCCGGGCCCACGCCGGTGATGGCGCCGAAGGTGGTGGACGCGGACCTGCTGGCGGTGTGGGAGCGGTGGAAGCAGGCCCGCGCGCGCAACGACAAGGCCGCGGCCCAGAGCGCGCAGCAGGAGCTGCTCAAGCTGCGCGAGGAGATCCTCGCCACGGACCTGGAGCCCCTGAGCGTGGGCTTCCTGCGCGAGGCCGAGGTCCGCCGCCGCGCCGGAGACCTCACGGGGACGCTGGCGCTCCTGGACGTGGCGGTGACCCTGTCGCCGGGGCTGCCCGCGGCGCACTTCGCCCGCGCGGAGGCCTACGTCGTGGAGGATCCGCTGAACGTCCCGCGCGCCCTGGGCGCCTGGAAGACGGCGCTCGTGACGCTGGCGAAGGACGCGCGCTACCGGCGGCCGGCGCTCACGGATCTGGGGGCGGCGGTGCTCGCGGCGTGGGCGGCCACGGCCGTGGCCGTGGTGGTCGTCCTCTTCCTGCGGCGGATCCGCTACGCGCTGCATGACTTCCACCACCTGTTCCCCCGGGCGGTGGCGCGCTGGCAGTCGGCCCTCCTGGGCCTGCTGCTCCTCGCGCTGCCCGCCGTGCTGGGCGTGGGGCTGGTGCCCCAGCTGCTGCTGCTGCTCGCCGTCGTCACCCTGTACCTGGGCCGCGCCGAGCGCTGGGTGGCGGCGGTGCTGCTCGTGGGGCTGGGCCTGCTGCCGCTCGCGGCGGGGGCCCTGGTGCGCTTCACCGTCTTCGCCGGGACGCCCGCGGAGGACGTCTACCTGCTGGAGCGCGGCGGCCTGTCTGCGGACGGCGCGGCGGCCCGGGTGCGCGCCCGCGCGGAGGCCCGGACGGCCCGCTTCCAGGAGCTGGGGGCGCTCGCCTTCTACGAATCCCGCCGGGGCCTGCTGGAGGAGGCGAGGGCGGACTTCAAGGCCGCCTCCGCCCTGCGCGGCGGGGACGCGCGGCTGCTCACCCGCTTCGGCAACGTGCTGGTGGGCCTGGGGGACCCGGAGGGCGCGCTGCCCCTCTACAACCAGGCCGCGCAGGCGGATCCGCGCATGGCGGCGCCGCACTACAACCTCGCGCAGGTGTACCGACGCCGGGCCCGGCAGGTGTCGGACGAGCTGCTGAGCAAGGAGCTGGAGCGCGCCACCTCGGCGAGCGCCACCGCGCAGTCGCTGGACGACTCGCTCCTGCGCCGCGAGCCGCCCCCCGAGGACCGCCCCCTGCTCAACCTGCTGCTGCTGTCGCCCCAGGTGCCGGAGCGCGACTGGATGGAGCTGGCGGACGGGAAGGCGGAGGGCGCGCGAGTGGAGGCCCAGGTGGGCCGGTGGCTGTCCCATGCCCTGCCGCAGGGCCCGGTGGGCTGGGCGCTGACCGCGGGGCTCGCGGCGCTCCTGGCCCTGCTGGGCGAGGCGGGCTCGCGGCTGAAGGCGTCCCGCGACTGCGACCGGTGCGGCCGGGCGGTGTGCCAGCGCTGCGACAAGGACCTGGGCGTGGGCAGCACCCTGTGCGGCCAGTGCGTCCATGTCTACGCGCGCAAGAGCCAGGTGCCCAAGGAGGTCCGCTCGCGCAAGCAACTGGAGGTGGACCGCCACCAGGCCTGGACGAAGCGGGTGACGTACGTGCTGGGCGGGCTGGTGTCCGGCGCGGGCCACATCCGCCGGGGCCTGCCGGTGCGCGGCGCCGTCTATGCCTTCCTGTTCAGCTTCTCGCTGGCCGCGCTGGTGCTCCACCGCGGCCTCGTCCGCACCCCGTACGGAGACGCGCCCCTGTACCTCAAGCTCGTGCCCGCCGCGCTGGTGCTCCTCTTCGTCTACCTGCTGACGCTGCGCGGCCTGCACCGCCACCAGCGGGGGGAGGCCTGAGCCATGTCCCTCAAGGGCACCCTCAAGGATTTCGGCATCGGCGACATTCTGCAGCTCATCGGGCAGCAGCAGAAGACCGGCACGCTCCACTTCCGGAACAAGGACCAGGAGGTGCGCGTCGGCTTCCAGGACGGGCACATCATCAAGGCGGAGGGGCTCACCCGGAAGCGCAAGGAGCTCATCGGCGCCATGCTGGTGCGCGCGGAGATCATCACGGAGACCCAGCTGGAGGCCGCGCTGGAGGTGCAGAAGCGCACCCTCAAGCGGCTGGGCGACGTGCTGGTGGCGAGCCATGCGCTCACCGCCGAGCGCTTCCACCAGATGGCCCAGCTCCAGGTGACGGAGACGCTCTACCGCCTCTTCACCTGGAAGGCGGGCACCTACGAGTTCATCCAGGAGCCGGTGGAGCCGGGCCCCGAAGGCATCACCCCGCTGCGCGCGGAGACGGTGCTGATGGAGGGCTTCCGGATGGTGGACGAGTGGCCCGTCATCCGAAAGCGCATCCACCGCGACGACATGACCTTCGAG is a window from the Corallococcus soli genome containing:
- the rpsT gene encoding 30S ribosomal protein S20, with amino-acid sequence MANTKSAEKRHRQSLKRRARNVNVRTSVKDAVKSAREAIASKDGTKTTDALKAASKTLNKAASKGVLHKRTASRRISRLAKAAAKKSA
- the lptE gene encoding LPS assembly lipoprotein LptE; the encoded protein is MRPTWSAGSEYRRARTAVVVVAALVSGCGYRFSPWGSALPEGVGQVCAPIFVNETPEPALENLFTRYLRQQLVQAGRLASGPSCASTIEGAVLNVWASPTIIANNYRVFTTVRLRLVKEGQLLGETVVSGTEDYLQGRGNVLEAEANRQAAMARLAETLMRDGYDRLASTW
- the mazG gene encoding nucleoside triphosphate pyrophosphohydrolase, encoding MAAPGSELERLVGIMQRLRAEGGCPWDREQDLRSLRPYLTEEAFEVLDEMDRVSNGGPWRPLCEELGDLLFQIVFHAQLAAELGEFTMADVCAAISDKLTGRHPHVFGTEQVEGAEQVLANWAKLKADERKKKTGRAGSVLDGVPTAAPSLLRAERLTEKASRLGFDWPDLAGVRGKLDEELRELDEAIAAGGRDAIEHELGDVLFSLANLARFVKTPAEDALRMASRRFVTRFQYIEARLNEEAVPFGGATLEHMERHWQGAKAQEKLLPPPAHPPRATVATLRLPVPDVAAQRAFWDPVASWLGWTKPQSPDGTAAYTGAGLGLVFTPGTQAGPPSSQATLGLEAPSPAAITRLRELIQAHHPESLLSGPGEGLRFRDPAGLTWEYMPPSV